In a single window of the Schistocerca americana isolate TAMUIC-IGC-003095 chromosome X, iqSchAmer2.1, whole genome shotgun sequence genome:
- the LOC124554934 gene encoding cyclic pyranopterin monophosphate synthase-like: MVNMGSKLVTERTATARAKVFVGPELMKLIRENGLKVLSVARLAGIVGSKQTSSLIPLCHNISLSSVAVDIELDSALNCVIITGMAKCRGQTGVEMEALAAVSVSALTVYDMCKAVSHDIVISEIMLLAKSGGTRGDICVGQ, from the coding sequence ATGGTCAacatgggttcgaagctggtgacagaacggactgctacagcacgagcaaaggtttttgtgggacccgaactgatgaaactcatacgagaaaatggcctgaaggtacttagcgttgctcgcctggcgggaattgtggggtccaagcagacgtccagccttatccctctgtgtcataacatatctttatcctctgtggctgtggacattgaactggactctgctctcaactgtgtgattataactggcatggcaaagtgtagagggcagacaggcgtggagatggaagctctcgctgctgtatcggtgtctgccttaacagtgtacgatatgtgcaaagctgtgagtcatgacattgtgatatctgaaataatgcttctggccaaaagtgggggaactagaggagacatctgtgtggggcagtga